In the genome of Bacillota bacterium, one region contains:
- a CDS encoding NAD(P)H-dependent oxidoreductase subunit E: MSSKTATIPFTETAEQAQKLQDLIVRYKDVQGNLMPVMQQAQDIYGYLPIEVQKRIADGLDVPLSEVYGVSTFYSQFNLQPKGKYKIGVCLGTACYVKNSAEVFERIKIVLGIDNGCCTPDGMFSLDATRCLGCCGLAPVMMINDDVYGRLVPEEVDKIIDKYKKLEVK; the protein is encoded by the coding sequence ATGAGTTCAAAAACTGCCACAATCCCGTTCACCGAAACGGCAGAGCAGGCGCAAAAGCTTCAGGATCTTATTGTGCGTTATAAAGACGTTCAAGGAAACCTGATGCCGGTCATGCAGCAGGCACAGGACATCTATGGCTATCTGCCGATAGAGGTTCAAAAAAGAATTGCAGACGGACTTGACGTTCCGCTTTCTGAGGTTTACGGGGTTTCGACATTTTACTCTCAGTTCAATCTTCAGCCGAAGGGCAAATACAAGATTGGTGTTTGCCTTGGCACAGCGTGCTATGTTAAAAATTCCGCTGAGGTATTTGAAAGAATTAAGATCGTCCTCGGGATAGACAACGGCTGCTGCACACCTGACGGCATGTTTTCACTTGACGCCACAAGATGTCTTGGCTGCTGCGGACTTGCACCTGTAATGATGATCAACGATGATGTTTACGGCAGACTTGTCCCTGAGGAAGTCGACAAGATTATAGACAAATACAAGAAATTGGAAGTTAAATGA